In Drosophila teissieri strain GT53w chromosome 2R, Prin_Dtei_1.1, whole genome shotgun sequence, the following proteins share a genomic window:
- the LOC122612688 gene encoding trypsin alpha, translating to MYATRFLCCLMALVAFAAATPTPSDGRIVGGEVTSIQEFPYQVSVQLHGQHICGGAIIGGDTVLTAAHCFEDPWSSADYTVRVGSSEHASGGHVLSLQRVIAHGDYNAQSHDNDLALLILNARLNFTEHLQPVPLAALAHPPTADTRLLVSGWGFQAEESAVSGEVGVSPELRFVAVDLVASNQCRRAYSQVLPITRRMICAARPGRDSCQGDSGGPLVGYSAKEGPARLYGIVSWGLGCANPDFPGVYTNVAAFRSWIDEQVAARGWNELLAGWSGLQ from the coding sequence ATGTACGCAACGCGATTTTTATGTTGCCTAATGGCACTGGTGGCATTTGccgcagccacgcccacccccAGCGATGGGCGGATTGTGGGTGGCGAGGTGACCAGCATTCAAGAATTTCCCTATCAAGTATCCGTCCAGTTGCACGGCCAGCACATATGCGGCGGAGCCATCATTGGCGGCGACACCGTGCTGACAGCGGCCCATTGCTTCGAGGATCCCTGGAGCAGTGCGGATTACACGGTGCGAGTGGGATCCAGCGAGCATGCGAGTGGAGGGCATGTGCTCAGCCTGCAGCGGGTCATCGCCCACGGCGACTATAATGCCCAGAGCCACGACAACGACCTGGCGCTGCTCATCTTGAATGCCAGGCTCAATTTCACGGAGCACCTGCAGCCAGTGCCACTGGCTGCATTAGCGCACCCACCCACCGCGGACACCCGTCTCCTGGTCAGCGGCTGGGGCTTCCAGGCCGAGGAGAGTGCAGTCAGCGGCGAGGTTGGCGTCTCTCCGGAACTCCGTTTTGTGGCCGTGGATCTGGTGGCGTCGAATCAGTGCCGGCGTGCCTATAGCCAGGTGTTGCCCATCACCCGGCGCATGATCTGCGCCGCGCGTCCTGGTCGCGATAGTTGCCAGGGCGACTCTGGCGGACCACTGGTGGGTTACTCGGCAAAGGAAGGTCCGGCCAGGCTGTACGGCATCGTTTCctggggtctgggctgcgcAAATCCCGACTTTCCTGGAGTTTACACCAATGTGGCCGCCTTTCGCAGCTGGATAGATGAGCAGGTGGCCGCCAGGGGGTGGAATGAACTGCTGGCGGGCTGGAGTGGGTTGCAATGA